A genome region from Aestuariivirga litoralis includes the following:
- the argJ gene encoding bifunctional glutamate N-acetyltransferase/amino-acid acetyltransferase ArgJ: MAHAVSPLAPTSFPEMPAIAGISLAAAATGIRYKGRPDVLLAIVPQSTTVAGCLTKSKSPSAPVDWCVASLKQGKARALVVNAGNANAFTGKAGIATVKAVAQATAKLIGCKPAEVFQASTGVIGEPLNPAPITGALEQLKADVKEDAWSMAASAIMTTDTFAKMATVKAKVGGKTITINGIAKGSGMIAPDMATMLVFIFTDAKMAAKPLQKALTAAVNPSFNCITVDGDTSTSDTVLLFATGAGAEVKSPADHKAFNKALDALCLDLALQVAKDGEGAEKLIEIKITGAENDKAAHKIGMTIANSPLVKTAIAGEDANWGRIVMAIGKSGEKAIRDKLRIKIGGILVAAKGMKDPNYKEADIMPHMKGRDIRIEADIGVGKGKSTVWTCDLTHRYIDINGSYRS; encoded by the coding sequence ATGGCGCATGCCGTTTCACCCCTTGCGCCAACCAGCTTTCCAGAGATGCCCGCAATCGCGGGCATTTCTTTGGCCGCTGCGGCAACCGGCATCCGCTATAAAGGCCGCCCCGATGTCCTGCTGGCAATCGTGCCCCAGAGCACTACGGTGGCCGGCTGTCTTACCAAATCCAAATCTCCCTCGGCCCCAGTTGATTGGTGTGTCGCCAGCCTGAAACAGGGCAAGGCGCGGGCACTTGTCGTCAATGCCGGCAATGCCAATGCCTTCACCGGAAAAGCCGGCATCGCCACCGTAAAGGCCGTGGCCCAGGCCACCGCCAAATTGATCGGCTGCAAGCCTGCCGAAGTTTTCCAGGCCTCAACCGGGGTGATCGGCGAACCGCTGAACCCCGCCCCCATCACCGGCGCGCTGGAACAGCTCAAAGCCGATGTGAAGGAAGACGCCTGGAGCATGGCGGCCTCCGCCATCATGACCACCGACACCTTCGCCAAGATGGCGACAGTGAAGGCCAAGGTCGGCGGTAAGACCATCACCATCAACGGCATCGCCAAAGGCTCGGGCATGATTGCACCCGACATGGCCACCATGCTGGTCTTCATTTTTACCGATGCGAAAATGGCAGCCAAGCCGCTGCAAAAGGCACTGACGGCCGCAGTAAACCCAAGCTTCAACTGCATCACGGTGGATGGCGATACTTCTACCTCAGACACGGTGCTGCTGTTTGCCACCGGCGCAGGCGCCGAGGTGAAATCACCCGCCGACCATAAGGCCTTCAACAAGGCGCTTGATGCGCTCTGCCTCGACTTGGCTCTGCAAGTCGCCAAGGATGGCGAAGGCGCGGAAAAGCTGATCGAGATCAAGATCACCGGCGCCGAGAATGACAAGGCTGCCCACAAGATTGGCATGACCATCGCCAATTCACCCCTGGTGAAAACCGCGATTGCTGGCGAAGACGCCAATTGGGGCCGCATCGTCATGGCCATCGGAAAATCCGGCGAGAAGGCTATCCGCGACAAGCTCCGCATCAAGATCGGCGGCATTCTTGTTGCGGCCAAGGGCATGAAGGATCCGAACTACAAGGAAGCCGACATCATGCCCCACATGAAAGGCCGCGACATCAGGATCGAGGCTGACATTGGTGTAGGCAAGGGCAAATCCACCGTGTGGACCTGCGACCTCACCCACCGCTATATCGACATCAATGGTTCCTACCGCAGCTAG
- a CDS encoding (deoxy)nucleoside triphosphate pyrophosphohydrolase: MKVTLVCAVALVDADGRVLIAKRPEGKQLAGMWEFPGGKLEAGERPETALIRELKEELGINVEQSCLAPLTFASHAYDDFHLLMPLYVCRRWKGIPTALEGQELKWAFPRDLHTYPMPPADLPLIPHLVDLL, encoded by the coding sequence ATGAAAGTCACACTCGTTTGCGCGGTGGCGCTGGTGGATGCTGATGGGCGCGTGCTCATCGCCAAGCGGCCGGAGGGCAAACAGCTGGCCGGGATGTGGGAATTTCCCGGTGGCAAACTCGAAGCGGGCGAACGCCCCGAGACAGCTTTGATCCGTGAACTCAAGGAAGAGCTGGGCATCAATGTCGAGCAATCCTGCCTCGCCCCGCTCACTTTTGCCTCACATGCCTATGACGACTTCCATCTGCTGATGCCGCTCTATGTCTGCCGCCGCTGGAAGGGCATTCCGACCGCACTGGAAGGCCAGGAATTGAAATGGGCTTTCCCACGTGATTTGCACACATATCCCATGCCGCCCGCAGACCTGCCGCTGATCCCGCATCTCGTGGATTTGCTCTAG
- the ggt gene encoding gamma-glutamyltransferase, with amino-acid sequence MRNFQRPGRSPVRVTEAAAATSHPLATSAALKILRAGGNAIDAAVAAGAVLAVVEPQSTGIGGDGFMLYAPKGSAKIIGFNGSGKAPQKADVKWFQSQGITSIGGHSPHSVTIPGLIDMWAQVLSDHGTMELGRVLEDAIHYAEAGYVIADRVAFDWNRETATISHDANSARVFSPVINAGDVHRQPVLAQTLKAVAQHGRDAFYKGALAEDMVQHLNALGGLHSVEDFVAAKGEYVAPISTSYRGHEIHQIPPNNQGLTALVMLNLLESFDLTKLAALSPERLHLEIEAGRLAYYIRDQFIGDPRQADIKTAELLSKDFAASLRKRINTATAMTDIKPIKLEKSDTVYLTIVDRDRNAVSFINSVYHSFGSGIMSPKTGVLLQNRGMGFKIDPAHPNCIAPGKRPLHTIMPGFVTRNGKALMPYGVMGGDYQPFGHVHLLQNIFDFGMDPQAALDAPRVFASAGAVEAEDGIASSTRSALSSMGHKVVQAPEPLGGGQAILIDWDKGTLTAGSEPRKDGCALGY; translated from the coding sequence ATGAGAAATTTCCAGCGTCCCGGCCGTTCCCCTGTTCGTGTGACGGAAGCGGCCGCCGCCACGTCACATCCCTTGGCCACCAGCGCCGCATTGAAAATTCTGCGCGCCGGCGGCAACGCGATTGACGCAGCCGTTGCGGCTGGTGCCGTGCTGGCCGTGGTTGAACCGCAATCCACCGGCATCGGTGGTGATGGCTTCATGCTCTACGCGCCAAAGGGGTCGGCCAAGATCATCGGCTTCAACGGCTCCGGCAAGGCGCCGCAGAAAGCGGATGTAAAGTGGTTTCAGTCGCAGGGTATCACCTCCATCGGCGGCCACAGCCCGCATAGCGTGACCATTCCCGGCCTGATCGACATGTGGGCACAAGTGCTCAGCGATCACGGCACGATGGAACTGGGCCGCGTGCTGGAAGACGCCATTCATTATGCTGAAGCAGGCTATGTCATTGCGGATCGTGTGGCCTTCGACTGGAACCGCGAAACCGCAACCATCTCGCATGATGCCAATTCTGCGCGCGTCTTTTCGCCCGTGATTAACGCTGGTGATGTTCACCGGCAACCAGTTCTGGCGCAAACGCTGAAAGCCGTGGCGCAACATGGCCGCGATGCCTTCTATAAGGGCGCACTGGCCGAAGACATGGTGCAGCATTTGAACGCGCTCGGTGGCCTTCACAGCGTGGAAGATTTCGTGGCAGCCAAAGGCGAATATGTCGCGCCCATCAGCACCAGCTATCGCGGCCACGAAATTCATCAAATCCCGCCGAACAATCAGGGCCTGACTGCTTTAGTCATGCTGAACCTGCTGGAGAGTTTTGATCTCACCAAACTCGCAGCACTCTCGCCTGAACGCCTGCATCTTGAAATCGAAGCCGGAAGGCTGGCCTATTACATCCGCGATCAATTTATCGGAGACCCGCGTCAGGCCGACATCAAAACCGCTGAATTGCTCAGCAAGGATTTTGCCGCAAGCTTGCGCAAGCGCATCAATACCGCCACCGCGATGACAGACATCAAACCCATCAAGCTGGAAAAATCCGATACCGTCTATCTCACCATTGTAGACCGCGACCGCAATGCCGTGAGCTTCATCAACTCGGTTTATCACTCCTTCGGTTCCGGCATTATGAGCCCCAAGACTGGCGTGCTGCTGCAGAACCGCGGCATGGGCTTCAAGATCGATCCCGCGCATCCCAATTGCATCGCGCCGGGTAAACGCCCGTTGCACACGATCATGCCCGGCTTCGTTACCAGGAATGGCAAGGCGTTGATGCCCTACGGTGTGATGGGCGGCGATTATCAGCCCTTCGGCCATGTGCATTTGCTGCAGAACATTTTCGATTTCGGGATGGACCCGCAGGCCGCGCTTGATGCGCCGCGCGTTTTCGCTTCGGCAGGCGCAGTCGAAGCCGAAGATGGCATCGCGTCCAGCACGCGAAGCGCCTTGTCTAGCATGGGTCACAAAGTGGTCCAGGCCCCAGAGCCCCTGGGCGGCGGGCAAGCCATCCTGATCGATTGGGATAAAGGCACCCTCACCGCCGGTTCCGAGCCGCGCAAGGACGGTTGCGCGCTGGGTTACTAA
- a CDS encoding multicopper oxidase family protein, whose protein sequence is MINRRHFLQAAAMLPFTNLARAEDAPQKLLIGARILEVKGKAAKVFGITNAQNSSGLNVLYGKPFSVELTNGLAEETAIHWHGLTPPTALDGVPGLSAPALKAGETRRYTFDNKRVGTHWMHSHLGLQEQLLLAAPLIVRETEKSANDELEHVVMLHDFTFRDPAEILAELQGGGGGHAAHMNMSMDHSEMAMPGMPAMLSDVAYDAILANDRTLDDPEILDVEQGRSLRLRLINGASATNMWVDLVGLEAELIAVDGNVIRFQKVKRFPLAIAQRADLRITLPREAGAWPILFQSEGAALRGGLVLRVKNGVVEKLSDQGEPGAAIDLAFETSLIGAFDLPKWKLGLRKTIMLTGGDSGYDWGFNGKPSMMHDVLFRVKAGEQVELSMHNMTAMAHPMHLHGHYFKMVAVNDKKVEGPVRDTVLVPPGMMVTLRFNADNPGAWAFHCHHLYHMNSGMMAAMDYKA, encoded by the coding sequence ATGATCAACCGAAGGCATTTTCTGCAGGCGGCGGCGATGCTGCCTTTTACCAATTTGGCGCGCGCTGAAGATGCGCCGCAGAAACTTTTGATCGGCGCGAGAATCCTCGAAGTGAAGGGCAAAGCGGCCAAGGTTTTCGGAATTACCAATGCGCAGAATTCATCTGGCCTCAATGTGCTTTACGGCAAGCCATTCAGTGTTGAACTGACCAACGGCCTTGCCGAAGAGACCGCCATTCACTGGCACGGCCTGACGCCGCCTACCGCGCTTGATGGTGTGCCAGGGCTTTCAGCACCCGCACTCAAAGCTGGCGAAACCCGGCGTTACACATTCGACAACAAGCGCGTTGGCACGCATTGGATGCATTCGCATCTGGGCCTGCAGGAGCAGCTGCTGCTGGCTGCCCCACTCATTGTGCGCGAGACAGAAAAATCTGCAAATGACGAGTTGGAGCATGTGGTGATGCTGCATGATTTTACCTTCCGTGATCCGGCAGAGATTCTGGCCGAGCTTCAGGGCGGAGGCGGCGGCCATGCTGCACATATGAATATGAGCATGGATCACAGCGAGATGGCGATGCCCGGCATGCCCGCGATGCTGAGTGATGTGGCCTATGACGCGATCCTCGCCAATGACCGCACGCTGGATGATCCCGAAATCCTGGATGTGGAGCAGGGCCGCAGCTTGCGCCTGCGCCTGATCAATGGCGCATCCGCCACCAACATGTGGGTTGATCTCGTTGGGCTTGAGGCCGAATTGATTGCGGTGGATGGCAATGTCATTCGCTTCCAGAAGGTGAAGCGGTTTCCGCTGGCCATTGCGCAGCGCGCCGATCTGCGCATCACGTTACCGCGCGAGGCAGGGGCGTGGCCTATATTGTTCCAATCAGAAGGTGCGGCGTTGCGTGGCGGGCTTGTGTTGCGCGTGAAGAATGGCGTGGTGGAAAAACTGAGCGATCAAGGTGAGCCGGGTGCTGCCATTGATCTGGCTTTCGAGACCAGCCTGATCGGCGCTTTTGATTTGCCGAAATGGAAACTGGGCCTGCGCAAGACCATCATGCTGACCGGCGGCGACAGTGGTTATGATTGGGGTTTCAATGGCAAACCCTCGATGATGCATGACGTATTGTTTCGCGTAAAAGCGGGCGAGCAGGTTGAGCTTTCGATGCATAACATGACGGCGATGGCGCATCCGATGCATCTGCATGGGCATTATTTCAAAATGGTGGCTGTGAATGACAAGAAGGTTGAAGGCCCGGTGCGCGACACCGTGCTTGTGCCGCCGGGCATGATGGTGACGCTGCGGTTCAATGCCGATAATCCGGGTGCATGGGCGTTCCACTGCCACCATCTGTACCACATGAATAGCGGCATGATGGCCGCCATGGACTACAAAGCTTAG
- a CDS encoding acetyl-CoA carboxylase carboxyltransferase subunit alpha, whose translation MIEFLDFEAPVAELEGKIAELRAMAQSDPKISISDDVKSLEKKSSKILSDLYQSLSPWQKAQVARHSQRPHALDYIHALITDFVPIAGDRKFAEDEAVVGGLGRFNGQPVMVIGQEKGSDTESRLKHNFGMAKPEGYRKAVRLMEMADKFGLPIITFVDTSGAYPGVDAEERGQAEAIARSTDCCLQLGVPLISVIIGEGGSGGAIAIATANCVLMMEHAIYSVISPEGAASILWRDPARNKDAATALKITAQDLKKFGVIDEIIPEPLGGAHRLPVDAIRTTRDVLSRVLSSYNGLSGEVLRTQRREKFLGIGRSL comes from the coding sequence ATGATTGAATTTCTCGATTTTGAAGCTCCGGTCGCCGAGCTGGAAGGCAAGATTGCCGAGCTTCGCGCCATGGCCCAAAGCGATCCCAAGATTTCGATTTCCGACGATGTAAAATCGCTGGAGAAAAAATCCAGTAAGATTCTGTCTGATCTCTATCAAAGCCTCTCGCCCTGGCAGAAGGCGCAAGTGGCGCGCCATTCGCAGCGGCCGCATGCGCTTGATTATATCCATGCATTGATCACCGATTTCGTGCCGATCGCGGGTGACCGCAAATTTGCCGAAGATGAAGCTGTGGTCGGTGGCCTGGGCCGCTTCAACGGCCAGCCCGTCATGGTGATCGGGCAGGAAAAGGGTTCTGACACCGAAAGCCGCCTCAAGCATAATTTTGGCATGGCCAAGCCTGAAGGCTACCGCAAGGCGGTGCGCCTGATGGAAATGGCTGATAAATTTGGTCTGCCCATTATCACTTTCGTTGATACGTCGGGTGCCTATCCGGGTGTGGATGCCGAGGAGCGCGGCCAGGCGGAAGCTATTGCGCGTTCCACCGATTGCTGCCTGCAACTGGGTGTGCCGCTGATTTCGGTCATTATTGGTGAAGGCGGTTCAGGCGGTGCGATTGCCATTGCCACGGCTAATTGCGTTCTCATGATGGAACACGCGATTTACAGCGTGATTTCACCCGAAGGTGCGGCCTCGATCCTGTGGCGTGACCCGGCACGCAACAAGGACGCCGCGACGGCACTCAAGATCACCGCGCAGGATTTGAAAAAATTCGGCGTGATTGATGAAATCATCCCTGAGCCGCTGGGCGGCGCGCACCGATTGCCGGTGGACGCGATCCGCACCACGCGTGATGTGCTGTCGCGCGTGTTGTCGAGCTACAACGGGCTTTCCGGCGAAGTGCTGCGCACGCAGCGGCGCGAGAAATTCCTGGGGATTGGCCGCAGCCTTTAA
- a CDS encoding tyrosine recombinase, whose translation MTGSAPASHDHRHLSRFLEMMSAERGAAKNSIAAYRRDLELWIAFLKARGTSVLEASTQNVRDFQAEAEAHGLARATSARRLSAIKQFHGFLHGEGKAKENPAAIVEGPRASPRLPKILSDADMAALLLTAKEQASKAEDAARFKALRLYTLLMILAASGLRVSELITLPYRALSGGDEFLLIKGKGGRERLVPLSPEARQVAGTYMKLLRETYEEEPKFLFPSRGAQGCLTRQHFALELKALAGAAGVDAEKVSPHVLRHVFASGLLAAGADLRAVQQMLGHADISTTQIYTHVQAQRLQEAVATYHPLARKRKSPAG comes from the coding sequence ATGACAGGCTCCGCACCCGCTAGTCACGATCACCGCCATCTCAGCCGGTTTCTGGAGATGATGAGTGCTGAGCGGGGCGCTGCCAAGAATTCGATTGCCGCTTACCGGCGTGACCTGGAGCTTTGGATCGCTTTCCTCAAAGCGCGAGGCACATCAGTGCTGGAAGCTTCCACGCAGAATGTCCGTGATTTCCAGGCTGAGGCCGAAGCGCATGGTTTGGCGCGGGCTACATCGGCGCGGCGGCTTTCGGCGATCAAGCAATTCCATGGCTTTCTGCATGGCGAAGGCAAGGCGAAAGAGAATCCGGCGGCGATTGTCGAAGGGCCGCGCGCCAGCCCACGGCTTCCGAAAATTTTGAGCGATGCTGATATGGCGGCGCTGTTACTCACGGCGAAAGAGCAGGCCAGCAAAGCGGAGGATGCGGCGCGTTTCAAGGCGCTGCGCCTTTATACCTTGTTGATGATTTTGGCCGCTTCGGGCTTGCGCGTTTCGGAACTGATTACGCTGCCCTATCGTGCGCTGTCCGGCGGTGATGAGTTTCTGTTGATCAAGGGCAAGGGTGGGCGCGAAAGATTGGTGCCGCTGTCTCCCGAGGCGCGGCAAGTCGCTGGCACCTATATGAAGCTGCTGCGCGAAACTTATGAGGAGGAGCCGAAATTTCTGTTCCCTTCGCGCGGCGCCCAAGGCTGCCTGACGCGGCAGCATTTCGCGCTGGAGCTGAAAGCGCTGGCGGGGGCGGCCGGGGTTGATGCTGAAAAGGTTTCACCCCATGTGCTCAGGCATGTCTTTGCGTCCGGGCTTCTGGCTGCGGGAGCGGATTTGCGCGCGGTGCAGCAGATGCTGGGCCATGCCGATATTTCGACCACGCAGATCTATACCCATGTGCAGGCCCAGCGGCTGCAAGAAGCGGTTGCAACCTATCATCCGCTTGCGCGCAAACGCAAAAGCCCGGCGGGTTGA
- a CDS encoding histidine kinase, with protein sequence MPDTFKFLLVIGVLAGLVYGGAFALASYPPSQIEITKALPHDRLRTR encoded by the coding sequence ATGCCGGATACTTTCAAATTCCTGCTGGTGATAGGCGTGTTGGCTGGCCTGGTTTATGGCGGGGCCTTTGCCTTGGCCAGCTATCCACCGTCACAAATAGAAATCACCAAAGCATTGCCGCATGACAGGCTCCGCACCCGCTAG
- a CDS encoding shikimate kinase yields MAKRSVSETISDISEALGNRAIVLVGLMGAGKSSIGRRLAEKLEMPFVDADHEIEAAAGKSISEIFADHGEDYFREGERRVITRLLENGRQILATGGGAYMNGETRERIRDHGISVWLKADLDLLLKRVSKRNDRPLLKRDDPAAVLSRLMNLRYPVYSLADVTVESRDVQHTQMVNEVIRAIGEWPGLKVSRYDD; encoded by the coding sequence ATGGCGAAACGATCTGTGAGTGAAACCATAAGTGATATCAGCGAGGCCCTGGGAAACCGGGCCATCGTGCTTGTCGGCTTGATGGGTGCTGGCAAAAGCTCAATCGGCCGCAGGCTGGCCGAAAAGCTGGAAATGCCGTTTGTGGATGCTGATCACGAAATTGAAGCCGCAGCGGGAAAATCCATTTCAGAAATTTTCGCCGATCATGGCGAAGATTATTTCCGCGAAGGCGAGCGCCGCGTCATCACACGGCTTCTCGAAAATGGACGCCAGATTCTGGCCACTGGAGGCGGTGCCTACATGAATGGCGAAACCCGCGAGCGCATCCGCGATCACGGCATATCAGTCTGGCTGAAGGCCGATCTTGATCTGCTGTTGAAGCGCGTCTCCAAGCGCAATGACCGGCCCTTGCTCAAGCGCGATGACCCAGCCGCAGTTTTGAGCCGACTGATGAATTTGCGCTACCCGGTCTATTCGCTGGCCGACGTCACAGTGGAAAGCCGCGATGTGCAGCACACTCAGATGGTCAATGAAGTGATCCGCGCCATCGGCGAATGGCCTGGCCTGAAGGTTTCTCGTTATGACGATTGA
- the aroB gene encoding 3-dehydroquinate synthase, protein MTIDHVHVDLAGRSYDIKIGQGLLAQAATHIQPLLKRKFAAIVTDENVAKAHLKTLEAALKSAGIESKSLVLPPGESTKAYAHLAETCDGLLGFGVERKDAVIALGGGVIGDLTGFAAAILRRGVNFIQIPTSLLAQVDSSVGGKTGINSRHGKNLVGAFHQPILVLADLDVLGTLPQRQRAAGYAEVAKYGLLGNAPFFEWLEQNVEAIMEGDIKATAQAVKISCEMKARIVTEDETETGVRALLNLGHTFGHALEAAMGYSDQLLHGEAVAIGMVQAFGFSEKLGHCQQGLNRKVAAHLKRAGLPTHMSEIKAKLPEPEALVKLMYQDKKAEGGRLTFILAEAIGKTFIAKGIDEAKVLGFLKEDAAKQGLAKP, encoded by the coding sequence ATGACGATTGACCACGTGCACGTTGATCTGGCGGGCCGCAGCTATGATATCAAAATCGGCCAAGGCCTGTTGGCGCAGGCGGCAACCCATATCCAGCCGCTGCTGAAGCGCAAATTCGCTGCCATCGTTACCGATGAGAATGTCGCCAAGGCGCATCTGAAAACGCTGGAAGCGGCGCTAAAATCCGCTGGCATCGAAAGCAAATCATTGGTCCTGCCGCCGGGCGAAAGCACCAAGGCTTATGCGCATCTGGCTGAAACCTGTGACGGCTTGCTGGGCTTCGGTGTGGAACGCAAGGACGCGGTGATCGCTTTGGGCGGCGGCGTGATCGGCGATCTGACCGGCTTTGCAGCCGCCATCCTGCGCCGTGGCGTCAACTTCATCCAGATTCCAACTTCGCTTCTGGCGCAAGTCGATAGTTCTGTGGGCGGCAAGACTGGCATCAATTCCAGGCACGGCAAGAATCTAGTCGGTGCCTTCCATCAACCCATTCTGGTTCTGGCAGATCTTGATGTGCTGGGCACCCTACCCCAGCGTCAGCGCGCGGCAGGCTATGCCGAAGTGGCTAAATATGGCTTGCTCGGCAACGCGCCGTTTTTCGAATGGCTGGAACAGAATGTGGAAGCCATTATGGAAGGTGACATCAAGGCCACCGCCCAGGCCGTGAAAATCTCCTGCGAGATGAAGGCCCGCATCGTCACCGAAGATGAAACCGAAACGGGAGTTCGCGCCCTTCTCAATCTCGGCCACACATTCGGCCACGCGCTGGAAGCGGCCATGGGTTACTCCGATCAATTGCTGCATGGCGAAGCCGTCGCCATCGGCATGGTGCAGGCCTTTGGATTTTCGGAAAAGCTGGGCCATTGCCAGCAGGGCCTGAACCGCAAGGTGGCCGCTCACCTCAAGCGCGCTGGCCTTCCCACCCACATGAGCGAGATCAAGGCGAAGCTTCCAGAGCCGGAAGCCTTGGTGAAACTAATGTATCAAGACAAGAAGGCTGAAGGCGGCCGCCTGACATTCATTCTGGCGGAAGCGATTGGCAAAACCTTCATTGCTAAAGGTATCGACGAAGCCAAGGTTCTTGGCTTCCTGAAAGAGGACGCGGCCAAACAGGGCCTCGCAAAACCATGA
- a CDS encoding HlyC/CorC family transporter, giving the protein MTNEIWVGIISVTSCIVIAAFFSASETSLTTASRARLTEMERRGSKRANLVLRLTNAPERLIGSILLGSSLAMVSASSLATLSLTKIFGEYGAFIASAAMASLLLVFAEVMPKTYAIAYPEAVATAVAPLMRIITAILGPLVLAVEFIVKKTLMLFGVDVENVESILSAHDELRGAIDLHHKEGEIVKKDRDMLGGLLDLKDLEIHDVMVHRTKMIMIDAQDPMSQIVEDVLKSGKTRLPVWKDNQDNIIGILHAKMLFQALQQHEGDASKVKIDHIITDPWFVPDTRPLEDQLTAFLRRKSHFAIVVDEYGELQGLVTLEDIIEEIVGDIEDEFDAVSNGVRKQKDGSYMVDGTVPLRDLNRALDWDLPDREATTLAGMVIHEARMIPDAGQVFNFYGFRFEVLKKRKQQLTVIKVSRLDTTPAPPVQGVA; this is encoded by the coding sequence ATGACGAACGAAATCTGGGTTGGCATCATCTCGGTCACGAGTTGCATTGTCATCGCCGCATTTTTTTCTGCTTCGGAAACCAGCCTCACTACTGCCTCTCGCGCCAGACTGACGGAAATGGAACGCCGTGGCTCCAAGCGCGCCAACCTTGTGCTGCGCCTGACCAATGCGCCGGAACGCCTGATCGGTTCCATTCTGCTGGGCAGTTCGCTGGCCATGGTGTCGGCCTCATCGCTGGCCACGTTGTCACTCACCAAGATTTTCGGCGAATACGGCGCCTTCATCGCGTCCGCCGCCATGGCGAGCCTGCTGCTGGTCTTTGCCGAAGTGATGCCGAAGACTTACGCAATTGCCTATCCCGAAGCGGTGGCCACTGCTGTGGCACCGCTGATGCGCATCATCACTGCGATTCTGGGCCCGCTTGTTCTTGCGGTGGAATTCATCGTCAAAAAAACATTGATGCTGTTCGGCGTCGATGTCGAAAATGTCGAAAGCATTCTCTCGGCCCATGATGAATTGCGTGGCGCGATTGACCTGCATCACAAGGAAGGTGAAATCGTCAAGAAGGATCGCGACATGCTGGGCGGCCTTCTCGACCTCAAGGATCTCGAAATCCATGACGTGATGGTTCACCGCACCAAGATGATCATGATCGATGCTCAAGACCCGATGAGCCAGATCGTCGAAGACGTGCTGAAAAGCGGCAAGACCCGCCTGCCCGTGTGGAAAGATAATCAGGACAACATTATCGGCATTCTGCACGCCAAGATGCTGTTCCAGGCCCTGCAGCAGCATGAAGGCGATGCGAGCAAAGTGAAGATAGATCATATCATCACTGATCCCTGGTTCGTGCCCGACACGCGTCCGCTCGAAGACCAGTTAACCGCCTTCCTGCGCCGGAAAAGCCACTTCGCGATCGTGGTGGACGAATATGGCGAACTTCAGGGCCTGGTCACGCTCGAAGACATTATCGAAGAAATCGTCGGCGATATTGAAGACGAATTCGATGCGGTGTCCAACGGCGTGAGGAAGCAGAAAGACGGCTCCTACATGGTGGACGGCACTGTGCCGCTGCGCGATTTGAACCGTGCCCTGGATTGGGACCTGCCGGACCGCGAGGCCACCACGCTGGCGGGCATGGTGATCCACGAAGCACGCATGATCCCAGATGCGGGCCAGGTGTTCAATTTCTACGGCTTCCGCTTCGAAGTACTAAAGAAGCGCAAGCAGCAATTGACGGTGATCAAAGTCTCACGCCTGGATACAACACCTGCACCACCCGTGCAGGGCGTGGCGTAA
- a CDS encoding BolA family protein — MGPVATIMAGKLQVAFAPRKLQLIDESNQHHGHSGAHPSGESHFRLRISAEALDGKSRVAQHRMIHEALSVELKNRVHALAIEVS; from the coding sequence ATGGGGCCAGTCGCCACGATCATGGCAGGCAAATTGCAGGTGGCTTTTGCGCCGCGAAAGCTTCAGCTGATTGATGAATCGAACCAGCATCATGGCCATTCCGGTGCGCATCCTTCTGGCGAGAGCCATTTTCGCCTGCGCATTTCGGCTGAAGCGCTGGACGGAAAATCACGGGTGGCGCAGCACCGGATGATTCATGAGGCGTTGTCGGTTGAACTCAAGAACAGGGTGCATGCCTTGGCGATTGAAGTTTCGTGA
- a CDS encoding J domain-containing protein — MTSHSKIFDKIRIKPEPTAKEKAEAAVKPCEWPGCDKPARHKAPKGRGAEGQFWNYCTAHTQQYNKTYNYFAGMDNASEQAFQKDAQTGHRPTWKLGQNGPTFAGARRRTAKYIEDPLNIMIKEQISTHAKHGKKLRRNEIEALGAMGLTEDAKPEEVKAKYKTLVKRLHPDANQGSRANEDALQAVIRAYDTLRATGFC; from the coding sequence ATGACCAGCCATTCAAAAATCTTCGACAAGATCCGTATCAAGCCTGAACCCACCGCCAAGGAAAAGGCCGAAGCGGCTGTAAAGCCTTGCGAATGGCCCGGCTGCGACAAGCCCGCGCGCCACAAGGCGCCAAAGGGCCGTGGCGCTGAAGGCCAGTTCTGGAACTATTGCACGGCGCATACCCAGCAATACAACAAGACCTATAATTACTTCGCCGGCATGGACAATGCCTCCGAACAGGCCTTCCAGAAGGACGCACAGACGGGCCATAGGCCCACCTGGAAGCTCGGCCAGAATGGCCCAACCTTCGCAGGCGCACGCCGCCGCACGGCAAAATATATCGAAGATCCGCTGAACATCATGATCAAGGAGCAGATCAGCACCCATGCCAAGCATGGCAAGAAGCTGCGCCGCAATGAGATCGAAGCTCTGGGTGCCATGGGCCTGACCGAGGATGCCAAGCCCGAAGAAGTGAAGGCCAAATACAAGACACTGGTGAAACGCCTTCACCCCGATGCCAACCAGGGCAGCCGCGCCAATGAAGACGCATTGCAAGCGGTGATCCGGGCCTATGACACGCTGCGGGCCACGGGCTTCTGCTAG